The Coccinella septempunctata chromosome 6, icCocSept1.1, whole genome shotgun sequence genome segment CCAAAACTTGGAACAATCAAAGTGTTGGTTGAACGAAGGATAAGCTCAGCAAGAAGTTGCTGACACTCTCTGGGTTTCGCGAACCGCGAAGTGTAGTTAGTAAAGCGTGGAATCGCTTTAGTACTAGTGATGTTACTCATGAGGATGGAGGAGCAAGATATACAAACGTGgcacaagatcggctaataGGGTTAACTGCACGACGAAATCACTTCTTCGCAGCATACTTAATCAATAGCCCATTCCAAGCTACCGTTTCTGGTTAAGCAATCCGGAATAGGAGACACACACAGAAATTGTATTGAACATATGTCAGGTCTGCAATGTCACAGCAATTACACCGCTCAGCTGACCCATCGAAGGCAATATAAGAGCTCGCTAATGCTTTCAAGGACATTCGGTCAAACAGTCCTCTAACTATTATTGATAACCTCATTGACAAAATGCCAAATAGAGTAGGAGCACAACGGAGAGCTATAGAGGTGGCCCCACATGATATTAAACCTTAATTTCAAGTTCGAATCTTTTTAGGCGTGCAGGCACCATCAGGTAGCATTTTGATTTTGTTCATTCATCTGCCGCATTATTATTATTGCCCTAAAGCGTAGTCTTGCATGCTGTTGCCATTTCAGTCAAATgaaaccatttttcatattGCATATAATAGTATAAAGACACAGCTACTGAAATGAATATTACAAAATTACAAATGTGATTTTTGAGTCATTTGAGTTTTCCGCCCATCGTCCAAAAATGTgtcagaaaaatatttattttgagtaTTATTAGCGTAAtacgaaatatttcaagtttttattactttcaatgatgaataaatatattaaaaataGCTTGGTTTCAATAATTTGTTCCCAACGTTCCCTTctcaataaatgaaaatatagtttCATTCTGAGAATAACATGTTATTATCGAACAAATAATATGGCATAGGTACTTACCAAAAACCGAATGGAGTATCATTTTTACTGCAAATAAATGCTCAATATTAAGTCGAAACGTGACAACGTGACCATGCATTTACGTTAGGCGCGTGATATACACAAATAAAAGGCAAATTTCAGCAGTAATTTGGAATTGGTAATAATGTACAGGATGCTCTTTTTATACAAATTAGTTTCAGTAACTTTTTCTAGTAAAGAAGGATACTTATTATTATGTTGCTGAACCACCCAAGATTAACATAAGCGTAGGAAGTCTAGCTCAAACTCAAATTTTTTAATGTACTCTGGAGTTGATAAAATTTCAAAGTTCGTTTccgacgaaaaaaattttaataatttttattacggaAACGTTAACAGATAGAGGTAAATATCAACAGCTGTTCCATCAGGAAATTGATAGAGATCCTTGAAATAATATTAATTATATGCATGCAGACTGCCACAACTTAAATCGATCTTAAGAGTTTGGAGAAATACACTGAAaccaatttcaaattgaatggcgatcaaattttatcgtactttatcTTTGAGATATCTTTTAAGAATATCTTTAATTCTTCATATTGCTATCCCTGGGAGccataaaattgttatttttaggtCCAGTTGTGGGTGAAGTAGTCCACATACACACCCACTGTATACGAATCGTTAAAAATAATGAATCCAAAAGAATGTTTCGTTGTTAATCACGCATTATCAAAACCGCGCGTGAACTACCATTGCCGGTTCCACATCATTTTGATGCCACATCCACGGGTATTCGCCTTTTTTTATCAAatcattcaaatgaaaattttttctatgatttcataataataagttaatgcaaatatttcaacaaaattttcgaCCAATTTACGAACTCACCGTATAAAAAGGCTATGTATCAGTTTACACATTTTTCATGTTCTCCTGTATTGAAGAAGAAAACAGCAGATTAACATCGTATTGATGAGCATTATACAGAGATTTCTAGTCGTTTAGTCATTGCTATACGCATTATTTTGCCTCTACCctttttcagaaatgaaatgGTTCTAAAAATACGGAAAATAAATAGACAAATATTGATAATTGTTTATTTCACCAACTACATAAGTTTCGCTTATTTTTCTATAGACTTTCACACACCAGAATCGAGCTACAGAATCAACCGCCCTTTCCGAAGTTTTCTCTTCAACTCTACTCTTCACGATCAGAATTGTAATTCGTGGACTAGAATACGAGTTCCAAACTCACTTGAAAGAGGTACTTCAGTATGAAAAACATCCACAATGGTTTTGTACCTGAAAATTACTTCCAATGAGACTAATCCATAATTAAATATGTACtgaaactaaaaaatttaaCTTCATCAAGCGTGggaatgattttattttgataaagCAGTCGATGCTCGAGTGCTTTAAGCCTATATACCTGCTTAAAATATCCGATATCCTTGGTACCAAACTGTTAAATGTAATAATATGGGAAGGCAGTGTTCCATTTGGGGGATAGTGCTGCCGAAGCCATTTGTTAGGTGAATTATAAAACTCTGTTACCTCGTCATCTTTAATTTCCGCGCCATTAAAGTTTGGATTGCATGTCAAGAATCTCGTTGTAACATTTATATGTAGATGACTGAAATAGAACAATATAACATAACGCTTTACTGAAAACCTCAGATATTCCATAAATCTGGACATTCAGAGGATGCAATACGGTTTTTCTGTTGTATCAATTTTTTTCGTAGAAGGCTTTGGTTAACCACTGATCTCATTTTTCCACCGGAATTATTTACATATTCATCCATTCACATTGAACATATATAGAAATCCTTTTCtttgaaagaaaactaaaaaacaTCATACCTATACATAGGTGTTGAATGACAAGGCATAAGGAATAAGAAACTGGTATTTGAAGGGTCTTTTTGAGCAATTTCTCTCAAATGTGGCATTATGTCCAGTGAACCCCTTTGATGGACCATTCCTAGATAATAAGCTGGTACTGCATTGCCAATGAATAATATAAAAGCAACGGCAACCAAATTTAATCTAAAAAAAGGAGAATTCTTAATGATACAAATCTGGCAAAAAATTGGGAAAAgtaattcaattttcatttctgtTGCTGTATTCATTTAATGGTGCACTTGTGATAAAGATGCCAAATGCAAGATTAACCAGAAgtaaatcgccattttttattttcgagttataaaaaataaatcaggGACTTTTTATATTTGTCATACAAAATTTTGATTTCAATGAGGTGCTTGTATTTCAAAGACCGCATTTTAGTACAGATTCGGAACATTACTCGTTACTCGCTGTATAAATACTCACGTTTTTACTTTTCTGCTCCAAACTGCCAGATACCTGGATGTAATGTACAACACTAGAGGTAGCAATGGCATCAAAAATCGAAATTCCTTATGAGGTAAGTAACTAAAATAAAATATGACCCTGAATATAaatcaaaattcaataaaatattgtttaatttaCCTAAAAACACCAACAGTGAATACGATTGTTCCTAAAAGGACCAATTCATTCTGATGGATTTTCCTGTTCTTCAGTACGACTAACGAAGATATTAGAAAAGGCATTAGATGGACTCCTAGAATTGCTGGCAAACCGAACGACATATACCAGTACCAAGGAAGGGTGCCATAAGAAGTTGCAACATTCTTTATTATATTGTATTTGAAGAATTCATAAAAAGTTATTACGAACGACTTTTGTGCTAATGAATCCAGAACAGTTGATGCCATTAACAATAATGTACTGGAAAAATCAATCTGAAGTAACAACTATACTATATTACTTCacgaaaagaaattcaaaatgttttattgGTTATTTGAATATGTAGGTTGTATAATAAGTTTTTTCACTATTACTTCTACATTTTCGAGCTGAGGTTGCGACAGGATTCAGCAAGTTGAACTCTACATTGGAGTTAACCTATAGAGGCTTACTTTAGACTAGAATAGTGCCTAGCATAGCTCCACATATGACAATATTGATCACTACAGCGATTTGTTAGGCGAATGCAAATTATGCGTTAGGTGTATTCAAGTAATGTGATAAGCATTTCGAAACCGTATCGCTTGATAGCTACAACAATACAGGGTAATTgcagaaaattttaaaacaatcGGTTATAACTTGCAGATGTTTCGAGCCTACAGGTTCTCCCCAGTTCAACGTAGCGACGATGTTTTCGGGGAAAAATTAAAGTTTGGTCGATAGCGTTCTTTTCGAGTACCTGGTACTCCCGTGTCTAGCGCACCTGATATGACTTGAAGGTATTTTGACACCCATTTTATGATCTAAGTTCTTTTTACGATGGTTGAACTGTGCTATGGTATACCCAAGTACCTAAGTATATATTAATTCTTTCGCGCCCGAAAACACCAGTTCCTATCCACGCTTTGGTCTTCAAACCGTCTCGTGTAGAAGGTTTAGccggaaaaaaaaaaattgtatcacTATTTCGATGAGGCTGCtgatttcgaagaaaatattttcattttcaataatctAGGACTGGTTTCAAGTGAGACCAGTTTAACGCAAGCTACTAATATACAATCAGTGAATAATTAGTGTGAACAGCAATGTCTATTATCCTATATTGAATAAGAGTCAAACTTCTATTTATTTTCTATTAAGTACTTATtagattttttatttcaattttttttgttatattcgtttatTGAATTCGATAGTAACAATTTCATTCAACATAAGGTAATTATACAAATAATATTACTTACCCAATCGGAATATACTTTGTGAGGATCAAGAATGACCAACTGTGTTTTGTGATGTGGAAATGATAAATACACAATGGAAACCACATAACAGCAGCAGTTGGTCTCACAATACAAATAAATCCTACTAACCAGAGAAAGTGCAGCTTTTCATCTGCAATAAGAAAGTAGTTCTCTCAAGCCAATGCTTATGATCACAttatatttcaagaaaatatggAGTTAAAATGAAATCGTTTCAATAAATTCCATGTGAGCATCTCTATTGTACAAGAATGTGCTCGTAATTTTCAATGAGATATTTTGATTTCTACCCTTTTTACTGAGGCTAATTTTTCACAAGCCACATTCAGATTCTTTCTACTTTTCTACTTCTGTGGAATGTTTCCAAACATTTCAATCAATAATGTTGCTGCAGTCTGCCTCTTTTGTTATTTCTTCTTATGCAGTGCAAACTCCAGGATGATCGAAAGCCTTTAGCCCATATATGTATAGGCACATTGTTCCTTAACAAAAAGTTGGAGATACAGGAAGCGTTTCCTCTGACCATAGGAATAGTGGGTGTTAGGTTTCCTAAGTGTATTTTGTTTTTAACTCAGTAGATTGCTACATGTGCACAGAATGTGTTGAGTAGTTTCATTTGTGCTCCTGCACCAATGGCACAACCAGCAAACTCCATTTTAATCAAATGGTGACCATTAAATCACTAATCAACCATATATATTCTTTCACTAAGTCACTCACAATACAATTCTACATTATCACTCGCACACTTTTATACAATGTACGCACAAAAAAGCAGTCATGCaacaatgaaataaaaaactctgttatgataaaaaattgaaaaactgatGTGCAAATTTCAAAACGCATTTTACAATTTACATAACACTAATCTATCACTAGTCAAGGGAATAATAAAAAACGAATGCACAGTAAAAAGCTGTCATACTACCATAATAGGTGAATTTTTCCATGTTGGTGAAATGTATAAACTAACCTTTCCCAGTTCCCGGCCAAGGGAACAACGACAAGGCAATTGTAGAAATGGCAGTTTCGAAGGAATTTATTAATGTTCTAGAACCCATATAGAATGAAAACCATGAAGTGGCTATACAAAAAACTGCCCACTTTCTTCTGCCGGTCCACTCATAAAAACATATATCAGAGTAGGCAGTAAGTATTGCTTGCAATATCCTTGGTAGGAGAATcttcaaataaaatttattcaaaagATGTACCTGCCAGACTTTTTACAGACATTACTTACAATTAGAGTTGCTGTGTCCAATTGTAATATGGCCAGTAATTTGtataaaattgtgaaaaatacaGGGTAAACATAGCTTCGTATGCCTTTTTCCCATTCCCATGTTAAGTAACCATAACCAAATACAAACTTGTGAGCAACTTCCAGGGATTGCCAATATTCGTCTGCCTCATAAAATGTTCTAACAAAAAACACTGAAGCTATTCTTAGAGCCAAAAATACCAGAGGTACACCAAACGCTTCAAACCTGAGTGCCATACTTGTTGAAAACAACTAACCCCCGATAAACATGTTAAAAATTATACATTAGCGTTATTGAATAAGTTCAATAAATTAATTTAGTTTTCATTAACCAaaagaattcttttatttacattattacaaagttaAAACAATTATAGGTTAAAAAATTaggttaattttttcaaatcatagaaatatatgaaattcatTATCTTAATAGTAAAATTCAGTCTTGGACATTGCACACGACCAGTGCACACACTACACTAGTGCTTGCAAAATTTGGCTTCTTTCATGAGTTAAAAATTTGAAGAGCATATCATCCAGCTTCTCATTACTTCTCGCGACTTGTCGACGAATGGCTTGTTTGATTTCTTCTTTCGCACCTTTATCAGCACCACGAGTTCCTATTCTTCTTTGACTGAAATAAAAGGAAATATATTTAGGATAAACTCAATTTTATGAGTTGTAACTCAAGTATGAGCTGAATTTCACCCCCCTCCCcatcaaaaatatatattacaAATCAAAGGTAAAGAAATTCATGACAATCAAACGAAAGTGGACCATACACAAGCAATACAATGAATCTATCATCCTATCTTAGATCCATACATTGTAACTTACCCTAAGTGGGGAATAATTTCCAATGTAATTTGACCACCCTGAGTTGTCCATAAATAAGTCAACTCTTCTAAAATATCAACATTTATGAtgtaattctgaaaaaatttataaattatTAAACTTAAAATCAGTGTAAAAGGCAAGAGACTTAATACCTGGAATAAAGGATAATGAAAGGAACCTTGAAGTTTTATTTTCTCCATAAGTGGGGGTATAAATTCATCCTCCTGCGGCCAATCAAGCTGAGTAAGAACTAACGCATGTCCGATAGCAAATTCATGATAGTTATTGTCTAGTAGATTTTCCTGTAAAAGAGCGGAATCCCAATAAGCAAAACATCgtcaaagatgaaaaataataacagAAAAATCAAGAACTCAAATAACTTACAGTTATACACCTGAGCAATAACTTGACACCATATTGAAGGACTGCAAGATGCGTTAATGGTAGAAAATGTAGATGTCTGTGTGACCCACCGACAATTAATGTTGTACTGATATTTCCGGTATTTTTAGTGGATAATAAAGGTAGTATCAGAAGAATTTGTTCAAAGCACGCCTAAAATTTGAAAACATTAAAAATTTTATATCTTTGAGGTCAAAATGTATACATACAGAATAATTTTTCTTGACATAGAAGATGTGAGCAATCCTAATACTTTTAGagattatttcaaaattggaCTTTTGAAAGAATGATAAAAGTTCATCAAATCGCCCTTTATAAACCATGTAATCGGCAATGAATCCATTTAAATACGGTTCAATCTTGAGAAGGTTacatattttcatgaattcTGAAAGCGAATAACAGTTATGAAAAACCAATAACATTTCAGCAGGACAAATAATGATTTAATCAGTTACCTCTGTTCAAAGCTTCTGAATTCGATAAGAATTCCCAACAATTAACtaacatgaaaaaattattgacaATATGTTTCATCTcaggtttttcaacagaaatatGAGGAAACAATTCGGTGTCattctttctacgtttgaacTTAGTTTCAATTGATGGAACTGGTAATGTAGGATCTGAAATCATAAATGGTGTTTCATCTAAAGCAGATGTAAAATTTTAATGTATCAAGTATTGTTGACTAGAGTATCCAAATAATTTATGTGAAATCAAATCAATTAATCACCTAAAAATCCCTCTACTAAAACATAAGATGTGGGAATTTGCCCAGGACTGGATTCAGGAGTTGTACTGATGATATATTCATCCAAACAATATGAGAAGAATATAAACAAACAATATACCATTTGTTTCTCATCTATATTCGAGGGTTTCTGTTGACAAAAAGTGAGTACTTTCTGCCAATAACCTTCTTTGGACCTACAATAAAAATTCATCTCATGTCCCTAAGACCTAACATGAAGTAACCTTATTTATTTTCCATGTATTGAATAGGAAGAAAAATTTAAACCTACCAGTTAGTACCAAATGCTATCAAAGGGTCCCATTCTAATTGCCTCCCGATAAATTCAACGATGGAGAATAATTTTTGCCATGCACCCTCGATTTTTATATCTTCCTGTAACAATTATTATAGATAatgaaaacccataaaataaaaaaaaatttcaaaacattcTTGGACAAATACCTTTTCCTTAATGAACAACTAAAATATCACTGTCAAAGATTCTCCTTCTAGTGATTGAAATCAACATCTGTTATAAGTttaatttcaatcattttccagccaaaattattattatgatgAAGTAAGCCTCACCTGCTCTATATTTTGCATAAAACCCAAGGAATGAAGATAAAATTCTATAGCTTTGTACAAAATTTTATAAAGCACTTTTGATGAAAGGTCCAATTTCACATTCTGTTCATTAGCAAGTAATGGTAACACATCACAAATTAGTAATTTTCTGTAGGGGTTAGATGGATAGCTACCATTATGACAATGTTTTTCAGCACTAATGAGTGTGTCCACCAGTTTTGACTGAAAAAAAGACACTTTTTTGTTAACTATCATATTTTATGACATGTTTTCCAATAAATGTGTAATATATTACAAACCTCTGTCtaccaataaatatttttatgtgATGAAATTgagtataaaattaaaaatccTTCACCACTTCTTTTAGTGTTAGACCATTGGTTTAACACTAAAGGATCAGTAGTGACGAAGCACCTACTCTTATAGAAACTTACCCCATAACTAGAGATTGCAATGGGAAATTTTTGAAGCAATAAAAGAATTAGTTTACAATGTTCCATGGTATCTTCACAGTGATTTGCagtcaataataataaatgatgtTGTACATCTagaagaaaatttgaatttggtcAGTACATTTTATTCTtggttttcaagaaaaaatttggtTTAATTATGATTTGCATAATTAAGAATCTGAAAATTGTTCCTAGGATATAATATCTAAATTAAAGTCATAACACCTCACCTGAGGACATATGCTTgaacatttcacataaaaatagAGTCTCACTATTAGTATCTTCACTTTCTGCCCTTAGTGCAGTAGTTAACGCTTCTATTTCTTTCCATAATTCTTCTTTCTCTTGAAATTTCCCAATTCTGAGGACAGAAATGTATAGTTAGATTAGTTATTGATCCTCAATGTTAGATTTTGTGTGTACCGATATATGTATGCATAAGAGAAAAGATACAATTTCAGAAGTAAGTACTCAGTGAATTCATGCAGACAAGCAAATGCAATTAAGTGAATAGCAACTATAtaaccaaaaaaaatattttttatatgctCTAGATTAGATGAACAATCTAAAAACTATTAAAATTAAGTAATCGACTTACATTTCACTAAAGCATTTAGCTGCCTCCTTCACATTACCAACACTCTTTTCAATGAGATATGCTTCAAACTGAaatgagttattattattataaaaatccCTAAGAGTTGTTTCTCTTAACTACCTGTACTGTGAAATTTGTTGGATACAACGTTTTAGCTGTAATCATCCATGCTTTGGCTTCATATATACTTGTTTTCAAAGCCTCTCTGGCTCTACCAATTACATAATCTTCATCAGATATCTCTAAATCCAAATCCATCTTGACTCGAacaattcaaatatattttcaaactcaaaaacaacaaaattacAAATGTCAAAACAAATTTATAGGTTATTCTACACAGTGACTCGGCTACGTAGTACGTAACTACGTAGCCTAGTGGCTACGAACGATGCTTCGGCTACGGGTACTAAACTAATGTTTTGGCTACGAAAAATTTAGCCTTCTACTCCTACCAAAGAGGAACCAAAGAGGAACCAAAGAGGTTCCCCTTTGCTCCTACTCTGCTATTTTCTATTCTGGGCCGATCTGGGACTGTCCAAAAGGTAAACAGGCTTTCTCAAAGAGACAACCTGTCTCTGCCTTCTCTCATATACATCAATACATCTAAGGGAGATACAGGTTCTAGCTGTGGTCCTGATATGACTACGAATTCTGCCCCGTGGTAGCCGGTAGCTACAAAGATTACGATTAGGATGCTTACTATACACGAACACGATACGATAGCACTAATAAGGGAATCGGTAAGGCTACAACTTGCGGCTATAAAGGTTACGGGTCGAAAATTAGGAGATTCATTGTTATTTAGCGGATTGGAACTTGGGCTAGAAGTTTTCGAGAGAGATGTAAGTTACAAAGGAAATTTAGCATCGAAGGCTATTTGGTTTAGCCTATAGGCAGTATATTATTTGATTATTTCTAAATCCGCCTATACTCGGAGAAGCAGGTCGCATTGCGTCATCTCAGATCAAAGCTTTCTTATATATAATACATAGCTTTTTGTTAGTTTACATATTCCAAGTTGCAAGGGCGTAGCCAGCCGTTGGACTAAGGTGTGCCAAAACAACAAGCCATTGTGCTAGGCTAGGGGGATAAAAAATTCTTCCTAAACACCGTAATATGATTTTCGTGTTTTAAGACTAATTTTCAAAGAGACCAAGCATCTAACTGGATGGAAGGCAGCTGCCCCCTGCCCTGCGGCCCCCCATGCACGCCCATGTCAGATTATTTTAAAAAGAATTGTAGTAATGAGGTTACCCTTTTATTGAATGTATGAATATACACGTGTTATAATTGTATGTGGCAATGTCATGCTGATTGGACTCAAACTGTGGACTAAATTTGAAAGTGATCATTTGTATACATCAGCAGTGAATGATTAACCAGATTGAATGCGATTTCAAtttatgcaataaatttttactTATCAATTATTCAATGTCAGTATATCGGGAAAGAATATTGGGTCACCGCATGAATGGAATAGATATAAAATTTCAACTATTTTTTTAATCTATATTATCAAATTCTGGCATAATTGCTAAGAGTAGGTAAATCTGAAGTTATCGTGAGAAGATCTCAGCTCAATTAGTATAATTACGAAAATACCTAAGTATACCTAAGTAAGTGATCTCAGAAttcatttctaaaaaaaaacaaaaaagaaggTTTATCCATTTCAACTAAACTTAAAGTTTAAAGTACCCTCCACTCCTTGTGCAGAGTGACAAAACTGCTACTATGAAAAGTTGCatattttaaaataaaaatagatCTCTGCTCGAGCATTTCTGAACAAAATAGTAAAAAATACCTCAGATATGAATTTTTTGCTGTCAAGAATATAATTCCATAGTTTTTAGATAGGAATATG includes the following:
- the LOC123314843 gene encoding GPI mannosyltransferase 3, which produces MALRFEAFGVPLVFLALRIASVFFVRTFYEADEYWQSLEVAHKFVFGYGYLTWEWEKGIRSYVYPVFFTILYKLLAILQLDTATLIILLPRILQAILTAYSDICFYEWTGRRKWAVFCIATSWFSFYMGSRTLINSFETAISTIALSLFPWPGTGKDEKLHFLWLVGFICIVRPTAAVMWFPLCIYHFHITKHSWSFLILTKYIPIGTLLLMASTVLDSLAQKSFVITFYEFFKYNIIKNVATSYGTLPWYWYMSFGLPAILGVHLMPFLISSLVVLKNRKIHQNELVLLGTIVFTVGVFSYLPHKEFRFLMPLLPLVLYITSRYLAVWSRKVKTLNLVAVAFILFIGNAVPAYYLGMVHQRGSLDIMPHLREIAQKDPSNTSFLFLMPCHSTPMYSHLHINVTTRFLTCNPNFNGAEIKDDEVTEFYNSPNKWLRQHYPPNGTLPSHIITFNSLVPRISDILSRYKTIVDVFHTEVPLSSEFGTRILVHELQF
- the LOC123314842 gene encoding integrator complex subunit 10, with the protein product MDLDLEISDEDYVIGRAREALKTSIYEAKAWMITAKTLYPTNFTVQFEAYLIEKSVGNVKEAAKCFSEIIGKFQEKEELWKEIEALTTALRAESEDTNSETLFLCEMFKHMSSDVQHHLLLLTANHCEDTMEHCKLILLLLQKFPIAISSYGSKLVDTLISAEKHCHNGSYPSNPYRKLLICDVLPLLANEQNVKLDLSSKVLYKILYKAIEFYLHSLGFMQNIEQEDIKIEGAWQKLFSIVEFIGRQLEWDPLIAFGTNWSKEGYWQKVLTFCQQKPSNIDEKQMVYCLFIFFSYCLDEYIISTTPESSPGQIPTSYVLVEGFLDPTLPVPSIETKFKRRKNDTELFPHISVEKPEMKHIVNNFFMLVNCWEFLSNSEALNREFMKICNLLKIEPYLNGFIADYMVYKGRFDELLSFFQKSNFEIISKSIRIAHIFYVKKNYSACFEQILLILPLLSTKNTGNISTTLIVGGSHRHLHFLPLTHLAVLQYGVKLLLRCITENLLDNNYHEFAIGHALVLTQLDWPQEDEFIPPLMEKIKLQGSFHYPLFQNYIINVDILEELTYLWTTQGGQITLEIIPHLGQRRIGTRGADKGAKEEIKQAIRRQVARSNEKLDDMLFKFLTHERSQILQALV